The following nucleotide sequence is from Thunnus albacares chromosome 15, fThuAlb1.1, whole genome shotgun sequence.
AGGTGTTTCTGGGAAGGACATATGGTTCGACGAGAACGGGGACTCACCTGGGAGGTAAACACACTTACCttacatgctttttttttgagtaTGTTTAGCTTATAGTCGTTTTTACTGTAGCCACAGCAGCATTAGGTGGTCAATAACTGTTATATATTGGGAGCAGCAGCCGCACAGATCAAACTTTATCTCCTCCTCACCAAGTGAAGCCGgcaatgaacaaaaacaaattcacaGTTCACCATAGACAACTAAGCCAGTTTTGTAAAGCAGTTTTTATATAATACTTAGTTTTTgtcaaagtttattttttaatttaatcacctacccaccttttttttttttctaattactTGCCTGATCTGAAATGCAATCAGAGTCATGCTGTGAGTCTTTTCAATTAAATAATAGAGCTCAGTGGATATATGCAGGTGGTCcctaatacaaaaaaaaactcaatcAAGTgataaagcaaagaaaacataacaagagcagattaaaaaaacacacaaaaagtaaTTACAATAGCAAAGGgggtaaagaaaaaagaaaaaaaataggttATTTGGCACTTTCACTTAGAcgttttttcatgtgttttgaaGACATAGAACAAATTAAATGACTTTATATTTGATTTCAAACTGTTCCAGACAGAGAGACTTGATTGATCGCAAGAAATATGACAGTTTCTTTGAAGACCTGGTAGAAGATGTATGAAGATCTTagaatgtgttgttgtttcaggaAACAAGTGCACTAAACAGAGCAAAATAAGTTTAAACCAATATGTTCATTTTAGAAAATCTGTTTCGTTGCAAGAActgataaaaactaaaaacaatgTGCCAAATATTCTTTCAAGGGCAGGTGATGTTGAATTTGCATCTCAGGAGACACTGAGACTCCTCAGTGTGTACATAACACACAGGCTTAATTTAGAGAGCAATTAGGGCTTTCATTGTTAATGTCTGTTCACtataaatattgttttcaaTTAGATCATTACAAAGGTTACGTTCAGTCAGTCATATCAGGCGCATTTTAATGTCCAGAGCTGTAATGACAAAAACTGTCTGGCTGCTTATATGATACAAACACTAAGAACGCTTAAAGATTaactcaaagtaaaaaaaaaagagtggctATACTCCAAATCATACATAGTaaagtagtagtaatagtaatagtaatagataaaaatatctgttttgttAATTGCACTTCTGAAaattttcatcagttagttgTATCAACGTGGTTGAGGTGGGAGTGTCTTGAAATTCCAGTGAGGAGTTTTTATTACAAACCAAAGAGTAAGTAAACTAAAAGGTAGAAATATCAGCACCTGGAAAAATAATCCCTAAATCATTAGTTTTGATTAAGAGCCTGACAGCCACCTACACTGATAagttatactttttttgtgctGAGTGGCAGCAAAATCCTTATTAAGAATTGATTCAGTGATGGTCAAACCTTGTTAAGTTATAGCTTCCTCTCTAACTCATAGCTTTCTATCCACTATCAGGTATGAGATTATGAACTTCCAGCGTGTGGAGCCTGGTGTTTATGACTACATCAACATTGGCTCCTGGCATGAGGGCATTCTCAGTATCGACGATGACATGATGCAGATGAACCGCAGCAACATGGTCCGCTCTGTGTGCAGTGAGCCCTGCTCCAAAGGAGAGATCAAGGTTGGGGACAAATCCTTTACTGCTGACAAATCCTTATCCTGTTCAGGACATATTTGAATGTCTGTATTGTAGCTTTGTAATTCATTCTGTGCATTGCAATTACTGTACTGGCATGAAGTActtaaatgtgaaacatttgtaCATATTAGGACTTTACAGTAATTGTTACTTTTGGGGTTTCCAGGTTGTGAAACATCACATAGGCTGGTGTTTATCCTTTCTACTTAGTAATAATGCAGTTATAAATATGGGAAATCCTTTAATAAATGCTCATTGATTCATTCAATAAAGAGTTTTAATCATCAAGCCTGCAGTTGTAAGTATTGATAAGATGTTAATTAATGGATTTTGGTCTAACCAGTCCAAGGGAGGTTGTTCCTTGTAATGGCTTATAACTGATCTGTAAAGCATTagtaaacaattaattaaccattaataaagcctTTAGTTACCACCTATCATCCTTTTACAGACTGGAAAGTGGTACCAGTATTTCTATTAATATAATCTGTTAATATAACATATATGTTACCCACAttgcttttatatttctttttacaaaAGTAAAAATCTTGCCTAAAGGCACCTTGTAGTGAGACCTGATGCCACATTGTTATATCTTTACCCTCTTTATTTATTGCCCCTTTCCATCTTTAGTTATACTGTCCTACaaacaaatactaaaatattTACAGAGCTTGGCCTCCCCTTTTACGTGGACACAAACTGGTACTTAGAATAGAGATACTCGTTGGGgggtattttttacatttttctatgtgttatttttgtcGACCAGGTGATCAGGAAGGGAGAGGTGAGCTGCTGCTGGATCTGCACTGCCTGCAAAGACAATGAGTATGTCCAGGATGAGTTCACATGTAAGGCCTGTGAGCTGGGCTGGTGGCCTGATGAAGAACTGGAAGGTACGCTTATCCTCTTTTACTCTTCATTTAGCTACATGTCTCATTTCTCAATATTTTGCCAGTTTGCCAACTGCGCCAGTGCTGGCAAATTACTTACTGTCGctggttttcttttaaaagaatagttcaatattttggCAAATACAATTATTCCCATTCTTACCAAGATTTAGAGAGAACATCAATACTACTCTCATATTTGTAATTTCTCATATCGATGGCCAAAGcacaaaacctcctatctgcagaatTTCCTGATTGGcagatttcactttggatgatgagaacacGGAAGGCTGCttatattcagtctgtctgcaggataatcccgcccttcgttgtgacagaaaagtcacacaacaaaacaaaaacacaacgcagagtcCCTGGGTGTGTAGAGAGGCTAAAGCACGAGTGGGttacacaatcactgaacattcatttccagtggacaaggaagcaaatacactgatTTTGAGGAATTTCCCACTTAAGGAATTCTGACCCtagtatactacaatgtagtaactattacatttacttaatctttttacctgaacacaaacttaattttatttttaatttgattttaattattaacttaatttttttttttttattgtaaaaccttccaacttgcaccaagtgcaaaagctcctatctgcactttgtgAGGCATTAATATCTAGTCAGTATTGTTAActcataatataataatatagtccaaaaacagtgtattatgtattgggtatccttaacaaatagcattctgcaaggaaacaagttttctcaaaaaagtgcatttttcagataggaggttttgctcttcagccATCGATATAAGGCGACagctagctagcttagcttagccgggaaacaagaggaaacagcAAGCTTGGTTATGTCTGAAGGTGAAAAAGTTGACCTACAagcacctctgaagctcactaattTACATGTCATACCTGATTTGTTTTATCTGTacaaaaccaaagtgtaaaaataataatttgtggttttacggGAAGTTATGGGCCAGACTATTTCTTTGCTGGGAGCAGTGACTCCCTGAGGGTGACAACAAACCTTCAGGGATCCTATGCAAAGCCACACGTTTATGTAATCTGATTAGAACAGGAGATTTTGCTGTTCtgcaatttttaaattttaatttaatggaTTTGGGTTACTTCAGTGGCCACAGGCTGAGTTCCTGTTGCATGACTGATGCATTCAGAGACAACAGGAGACTCTTTTGTCTTACTAGAGGCTTTGTAGAAAGTTAAGTTCCTTACAGTTTTTACCCCCCTACCTGTGCTCTGTACATTTTGTCCTGTTAAGATTTTTGCAGTGCCATTTCATAAACCTGTTCTGTCCTATTTTCATTGCTTTCCCATGACACCTGAGAACCATTCatcatgttcaccattttaTCCGACAGCAGCCCTACTTCACTTACCACTCTTCTGGCCCACTTTCAAAGGCCTTCTGTGCTGTTCAAAGACAAGACACTTTCTTAATAGGATCATCCTGCCTCCAcggtgtttcttttttttttaccatgagacctttggatacacagaaacaagaaaatgtggAGTACAGGGCTGACATAAAAATTATTCTTGTGCACTTTTCTAGCCCTAACCCCCCTGCTATTATACAATTAATAGAGAGAACAACATCAATCAGATATTCAAAGTGTGTTCTCAACATGACGCAGATGATGAGATCTTATTTGGATCCATGAAAAACGCAGTGATTTACTTTGTCCTGCTGTATTGGCCTCCTCCTCCGCTGGCTGCAGCCCAACCTGGCTGCGGCTGACTAGAAAGGGGGTTTATTTATAGTTGAGCTAAAAACCTACTTTGAGagttactgtattttttcaAGCTGAGATCTATGtgattaattttaaatgtgtcCATACTataaaacttttcattttactctcatgcaaaaaatattttttgctttcatttttttagaTAACCAAGAATCTAACCACGAAGCTGACGTTGAAATTATAAATATGTCATACTTGCTTTCAGTATGTGGTGGCTTTGTATTTATTCTCATGTTTTTATACCTTTCAGGCTGTGAGCAAATCCCGCTGCGCTACCTGGAGTGGAGCAATCCAGAATCCATTATCCAGGTGGTTTTCTCCTGCGTGGGCATCTTGATCACATCATTCGTTGCCTTCATCTTTGTCTTATACCGAGACACACCCGTGGTCAAATCCTCCAGCCGGGAGCTTTGCTACATCATCCTAGCAGGGATCTTTTTGGGCTATCTCTGCCCTTTCACCCTCATCGCCCGTCCCACCGTGGCCTCCTGCTACCTCCAGAGGCTGCTTGTCGGACTCTCGGCCGCCATGTGCTACTCCGCACTGGTAACCAAAACCAACCGCATTGCCCGCATCCTGGCAGGAAGCAAGAAGAAGATTTGCACCAGGAAACCGAGGTTCATGAGCGCATGGGCTCAGGTGGTCATCGCCTTCATCCTAATCAGTGTCCAGCTCTCATTAGAGGTTACTCTCATTATCATGGAGCCTCCTGAACCCATCAAATCCTACCCCAGCATCAGAGAAGTCTTCCTGATCTGCAACACCAGCAACGTCGGTGTTGTGGCCCCACTGGGCTACAACGGCTTGCTTATCATGAGCTGCACTTATTATGCTTTCAAGACCCGCAACGTCCCTGCGAATTTCAACGAAGCCAAATACATCGCCTTCACCATGTACACCACGTGTATAATCTGGCTGGCGTTTGTGCCGATCTACTTTGGGAGCAACTACAAGATCATCACTACGTCCTTCTCTGTGAGCCTCAGTGTGACTGTAGCCTTGGGCTGTATGTTCACACCAAAGATGTACATCATCCTTGCCAAACCAGAGCGAAACGTGCGCAGCGCATTCACCACCTCCGATGCTGTGCGTATGCACGTCGGCGACGGCAAAATCGCCTGCCGAAGCAACAGCCTGCTCAACATGTTCAAGAGGAAGAAGACCACTGGAAACGGCAGGTAGGTTCGTTAAGTGAGTCTGTGAGTCCTGCTCCTGAGGCACCTCAGGGATGCTGGTTTTACTGTAATTCCCTCTCAAAGGGAACCTGATGTCTTACTGTATTCACTTTTATAGGGACACCTGTTGTAAAGTGTGACGGATGTAGGTCAGTACTCAATTCACACAGCCATTTCAACCTTTAATCTGTTGGTAAAATTAAAACAAGCATCTCTGTGTGCTAAGGGATGGCAAGTGGGATCACAAATACAGACATACATTATTAGTGTTAAATTCTGAGATTTAGTGAAACATTCCACAgacaaatttgacatttttacatgaaccagaaatgctgtttctgtctctACTTTTCTGGGTTCCTGTGAAGTAACAGTCgtctttattttgttcataGTTCTAATGGAAAGTCTGTGTCATGGTCTGAACCAGGTGCAAGACATCCTCCAAAAGGGGATCACATGTGGCACAGACTGTCAGTGCATGTGAAGAGACAGGAAGCAGGTTCCAATCAGATGGCTGTCATCAAACCCTTAACTAATACCTACCAAAACACAGCCCTGGAATTCTCAGACCTCAGCACTAAGACCTTGTATAATGTGGCTGAGGAGGACGAGAGCGATCCTGTCAGATACAACCCCCCTGTCACTCCCATCATGATGGCCCACGGGCAAATGCCTGCCTGTGGGCTTTTAAAGGACGTGGGCGAGGAGGTGGAGCTCTATACCCATGAACATCGGCAGGATAACAGCGTCATCTCCCAATGTGTCATTATGGACCAGCTACAgcaggaggtggtggtgggcaAATTCAACTGTGACATCCCTGAGCTGAATGATATGATTAGCATGCCTGAGGCCGTGAGCGGCGGCATGCCCGTGTACCACCAAGCCCACCTCATCCAGCAGGACCCGGTCCTGCCTCTGCACCTTGACCCGTTCGATGAGGAGCCCACCTCCCCcttagaggaggaggaggaggaggagatggagaatGAGCAATTCGGCCTTCTCCATGGCTACATGTACAACAACGCTCAGATTCATGATGAGGAGGACGTGGTGGAGGTGAAATTAGCGGTGGAGGATTCTCTGGCTCTGATGCCTCCCTCCCCTTTCCGAGATTGTGCTTGTCCTCCAGTGAGCCCCTTCCCTAACTCGCCCGTGTCCGAGTCGATTTTGTGCACTCCTCCAAATGTGACATATGCCTCTGTCATCCTCAGAGACTACAAACAAAGCTCCTCAACTCTGTGAGTGCACACGCTATATATGAATTGTACAATATTTTCAAGTTTATAATGACTTGTGCTGTATATGACGAGTATATATGGAAAAAAGTCATTCTGTGGTCTAACAAATCATTTTTCACTCTATAACTTGATAGCTTTTACGTGATAAGAGTGAGCAATGAAGcaccacattttaaaattattttagatGTTGTCTACAATAGTGAAAGAATTTGCCTATTACAAACATATATTTCTACACTAATAAGCTTTTAGGATAAAATAGACTCAGTACTTACAGTATTGGACAAACAATTAAGGTTGTCTATGTATGTACATTTATGAATTAATGTCAtataaatagatttatttgaTCAATATAGCTGATGTAACAAGCAGATGAGTTTGTTCATTTTAAGCAGGGCAACTTAATGGTGAATATAGTTTGTATGTAAAGCAAAACAATTCAATTTGtcaacagtatttttaaaaaaagatgtgtaTTATGTTACACATGTATGTTTTGTCTTCTATCAGGCAAAGAAAAAGATGGGAAAGTTTAAAGcaataatgaaacattttaggaaatatgcttattagttttcttgctgagagtttaATGAGAAGATTAATGCCACTcttgtctgtactgtatatatgcagtTGGAGCAAGGcgatggttagcttagcttagcataaagactggaaacagggggaaacagctagcctggctctccCAAGCTAACAAAtcacaatttgtcattttaacacttaaatttttgtatggattaaacaaacaagacataatgtgtttatttgtgagcTTTACAGGTGTTGGGGCGTGAATTTTTGTCACCCGTGGACAGAGTCAGACTacctgtttccccctgtttccagtctttatgctaagctaagctaaccggctgctggctgtagcttcatatttactgatATGAGAATGGTATCTCATCTAATTCTTGGtaagaaagcaaaataaaacatatttcccaaaatgtcaaactattcctttaagctGGGAGTGCAGaataaaaatcttgttttaggACATTTAAAAGGTGAAATGCCAACATGATGTCatgttgggaaaaaaacaaacaaacacttatTCGTGAATTTTTGATAGATGCAGCACTGCCAGGCAAGTGCACTGACTGTATCACGAATGTAGCAGAGGACAAGTTTAAGTGCCACGTTTTCCTTACCatcaagattttctttttttcttttgtatatcTGTGTCATTTCTATGGTCTTGAAATGCAAGTTAAACTAGCTTCAAATTTGTATCTTTTATAATTAGACATCTGATTTCATAATTGTATAGATTATTGTATGAGATAAATGACATGCATATGTTTTGTGAATGTATGAATTGTGTATCATTTTTTGGTATTCAGGtgttatctacagtatatgcattACAGTATTAGAATGAATTCATTAGCTGTGTATGCTTTATTGTGTACCAATCAGTTTCCTAAATATTAAGACTTTAACAACCTATCAAAACCGTATAATGTGATGAAGTGCTACTGTTACCGTTAGTAATAGTCTGAATAAGCTATTCGCAGTcagatatatacagtacagtataaattaAGTCTgccattttaaacaaatatttactgtagagCATTTGAAGGACACTTGTTTGATTggagtaaattaaatattttttattcttttgtctcCTGTTTTTCATGATGAAACATTAGGTGGCTCTCATGTCTTGGTCTGCCTTACAACAGTAATGATTTGAAATCAAAGGTCAAAGATTTAcagctttattttaaaggtGAAACAGggacactgaaataaaaagtgaTACTGGGAACAGTCACGAGGGTTGAGACACTATTATTTCAAACCTTTCCAAATTGTTTAAGGGATACTTCTTGCGGAACTGTATGTGAGGCCGACGTAGTTTTGCATTGGGTTAAGAAAAATACTACTTCACACAGTCTCTAATCGTATCAGCCTGTCAACAGCAGTATGGCAGGCAGTACAGTGACAGTGTGCACAGAGGAGCTGTTCAAAGTTTTAGTTATTGGGGATTTAGGTGTGGGGAAAAGCAGCATTGTCTTGCGTTATGTTCATAAACGCTTTGATGAAACATACAAACTATCTATTGGAGTTGACTTTGCTCTGAAAACTATTGAATGGGATACCGAGACAGTGGTGAGACTGCAGCTTTGGGATATTGCAGGTGAGTGTCAAAATTATGGGTTTAACGTTGCAGTGGTAGAGTTTTCTTAAATCCAGGAGATTTGTGATGCACAAACAAATTTGTCCTGTGATGGAATTCTAACTCTTACAAATCGCGCTGTGATTTGAGGATAActgttgaatattttcacaGTCTGTTGGAGTGTTTTCAGTTCCTGGAAACCACAGCCCTTCACTAAATCTTTTCTCAGATCTAATTTTAATCCTAACCAGTGTCCATGGAAACATgccatttcatttcagaaaattATTGTTCTTTGTCTCTCACTTGTTACATAATGTTCAGGCCACAGTCGGATTTAATATGATAATTCAAATCACACATGATAAATAAACAGTAGCATTACTTACTGTGTGTCTGGGCCAACTTAAAATTCAAATCCAAAAGCTGTAATCCTTTTTGCCAAATCACAGCAACTGTGAGAAATGAATTAATCTTCACCCTTGGATTCAGATTTGAGCACATGTTGTAGTGAAGCATATATTACACAgaattttttctctcttccctaAAGGCCATGAGAGGTTTAAGAAGATGTCCAGAGCGTACTACAAAGGGGCAATGGGAGCGTTAGTGGTCTTTGACATTACAAACAGCTCCACTTTGGAGGGTGCCTCACAGTGGAAGCAGGACCTAGATAGCAGAGTCTGTCTTGACAGCGGACATCCAGTCCCTGCTGTCCTGCTAGCCAACAAATGTGACATGACAGGGAGAGATGGAGACTTGGTGTCCTCCCTGGACAGCTTCTGTAATGACAAAGGCTTCCTGGGATGGTTTGAGACCTCTGCAAAGGTGTGTGTCTTGTTTCAGTAATTATAGGAGATGAGAATCTGCTTAAAGTAGCAGTTACAGAAATGCAAACATTTCTCAGAGGCATTTTTGGCTCAGTCAAGTCAATCCCCAGACCCACAGGTTCATGATATATCACTTTactaatttgattaattgcaaatttATTTGAAGATTTGCATCACTGAAGTACAATATCAACTAAGACAagtattattaattattcaaatcTAACCTCTATGACTAAATTTTAGTTTGTGTTGTACTAACCTGGTGGATATTtctaaataaatgtatgtatgttgtgCCCCTAGTTAAATACAGCCAGTAATGTAAGCCGACAGCAGACAGTATCAGAGCTAAAGACAAAATGTATACaagtacaaaataaacaacaacaatacagcacagtaagtaaataaattgAAAGGCATACTGTGTGTTTCATAACTTTATAAGCCTGCGTCATGTATAAGatctttgtcatgttttcatcttATTCTTCTTAATGATTTAAAGCAAGCCAATTTAACTTTCAAAGAGGAAATAGCACTTCTtccttttacaaatgaaaagtttaattCAAATGCAGTAACATGCACTCTTGCCTTATTTGGTCTGGTAAAACCAGAGGCTTATGATTAGCTAATGTTAGATAATGTCAGCAAGCTGTGGGTGGATGTCATTGTGTAACTGATATTACTGAGTGATGACTGTTATCTACCTGCCTGTGCTACTGTTGCACTACATTTTACCATTTGCTGTTATCCCATAACTTGTGACCATAGTGACTGCTGCTATGCAAATAATACATagtctcattttaaaatgtgttctcTCATAATATTAACCTCTTCTTATCCTTTTGCTTAGTTTAATTCAGccaatgattgattgattgattgactgataattattaatgtatttgtttgcttttgagaGATTTTACTTCTATTTTGCATCCATAAAGCTCAGTTTTTCCTGCCACCCATGGGCCTTGTTGCTCACAATTAGAAGTTCACGAGGTGATATTTTATGTGTGAACTTTGCCAAACGTTGCTGCTCTACAGTCTAGCTCATAAAACGTGTTCAAATATTAACACACAGGAACAACTTGCAGCCAAGGTTCACACACCGAGCCAGTCACTTAACCGAACAGATGCAAATACACAATGTTCTAAATCATATTCTCCCTCACCATTTATAGGACGATATAAATATTGACGAGGCCGTTGCCCTCCTTGTCAAACAAATGATGCTGTGCAACACCAGCCCGTCCAATGAAGAGCATGACTGGGAAAGGATCAAAGTGAGCCAGGCTCCTGGGGAGAGTCAGAGCCAGACATCGTGCTGCTAGAGACCACGGCTGTGAAGCATCGAGCCAAACAGAGAGAACCACTGGTTAAACGCCCTAACGAGACCTGTTTTTGATATCAAGTCATGAATCTACAGCTACCGCACAGATGCTATTTCAGAAAGCCACTGAACCTATGGGCTGGGACTTCATATTCACATTTCTGTCTTGCCAGTTTCTCAATAATGTGTGGACTGTGTGGGTTGCCTCATAAACACCTCTGTGGAGAAACGATTGAGCTCATTTCTAAGATAATCCACTAACACAGTCAGGCTAATAAACAGATCAGCGTGACACACATCCTGCTGGGAAAAGTCTGTGACACTCCCAATGCAACCAAGACTTGCTGGTGATTGCCTACTATTGACCTACTATAATGAGAGGCCGGAAACTG
It contains:
- the rab32b gene encoding ras-related protein Rab-32 produces the protein MAGSTVTVCTEELFKVLVIGDLGVGKSSIVLRYVHKRFDETYKLSIGVDFALKTIEWDTETVVRLQLWDIAGHERFKKMSRAYYKGAMGALVVFDITNSSTLEGASQWKQDLDSRVCLDSGHPVPAVLLANKCDMTGRDGDLVSSLDSFCNDKGFLGWFETSAKDDINIDEAVALLVKQMMLCNTSPSNEEHDWERIKVSQAPGESQSQTSCC
- the grm1b gene encoding metabotropic glutamate receptor 1b, translated to MSNMIYLTAISVLYLPVLLFEAFVLSKGKYERSVVPSSASRLVARMDGDIIIGALFSVHHQPSAEKVADRKCGEIREQYGIQRVEAMFYTLDQINSDPNLLPNITLGCEIRDSCWHSSVALEQSIEFIRDSLISIRDDMDGARWCIEGVPSSQPPPTKKPIAGVIGPGSSSVAIQVQNLLQLFNIPQIAYSATSIDLSDKTLFKYFLRVVPSDTLQARALLDIVKRYNWTYVSAVHTEGNYGESGMEVFKELASQEGLCLSHSDKIYSNAGEKHFDRLLRKLRERLPKARVVVCFCEGMTVRGLLMAMRRLGVAGEFLLIGSDGWADRVEVVEGYEQEAVGGITVKLQSEEVSSFDDYFLKLRLNTNTRNPWFPEFWQYRFQCRLPGHPQENLNYARNCSGYESLEDNYVQDSKMGFVINAIYAMAHGLHDMHTHLCPGHVGLCDAMKPVDGSHLLDFLLKTTFAGVSGKDIWFDENGDSPGRYEIMNFQRVEPGVYDYINIGSWHEGILSIDDDMMQMNRSNMVRSVCSEPCSKGEIKVIRKGEVSCCWICTACKDNEYVQDEFTCKACELGWWPDEELEGCEQIPLRYLEWSNPESIIQVVFSCVGILITSFVAFIFVLYRDTPVVKSSSRELCYIILAGIFLGYLCPFTLIARPTVASCYLQRLLVGLSAAMCYSALVTKTNRIARILAGSKKKICTRKPRFMSAWAQVVIAFILISVQLSLEVTLIIMEPPEPIKSYPSIREVFLICNTSNVGVVAPLGYNGLLIMSCTYYAFKTRNVPANFNEAKYIAFTMYTTCIIWLAFVPIYFGSNYKIITTSFSVSLSVTVALGCMFTPKMYIILAKPERNVRSAFTTSDAVRMHVGDGKIACRSNSLLNMFKRKKTTGNGSSNGKSVSWSEPGARHPPKGDHMWHRLSVHVKRQEAGSNQMAVIKPLTNTYQNTALEFSDLSTKTLYNVAEEDESDPVRYNPPVTPIMMAHGQMPACGLLKDVGEEVELYTHEHRQDNSVISQCVIMDQLQQEVVVGKFNCDIPELNDMISMPEAVSGGMPVYHQAHLIQQDPVLPLHLDPFDEEPTSPLEEEEEEEMENEQFGLLHGYMYNNAQIHDEEDVVEVKLAVEDSLALMPPSPFRDCACPPVSPFPNSPVSESILCTPPNVTYASVILRDYKQSSSTL